One genomic segment of Occultella kanbiaonis includes these proteins:
- a CDS encoding NAD(P)-dependent oxidoreductase: protein MKLLLPNSIPITVTAPDGVTTAVYDVAAPIPAEHSDAEAIVVWGSSGERIAAMVTELPKLRWIQALMAGTDSVAAAGFDDSVVLTSGGGLHDAPVAEHTLALILAAARRLDTAVRAGDAHEWYKSLDVNQAFGTAGTFTTLFGAKVVIWGFGGIGTRLAGFLTALGAQVTGVATTAGERAGYRVITPADLPGELADTDVLVDILPALPTTQKVVDAAILGALPAHAWFVNVGRGATVDEAALRQALVEQSIGGAALDVFATEPLPADDPLWGSPNLIVTPHSAGGRPQDPEQRIEENLRRFLAGEELLYTV from the coding sequence GTGAAACTGCTGCTCCCGAACTCGATCCCCATCACCGTCACGGCGCCCGACGGCGTCACGACCGCGGTCTACGACGTCGCCGCCCCGATCCCCGCCGAGCACAGTGACGCGGAGGCGATCGTGGTGTGGGGCAGCTCGGGCGAGCGGATCGCGGCCATGGTGACCGAGCTGCCGAAGCTCCGGTGGATTCAGGCCCTGATGGCCGGCACCGACTCCGTGGCCGCGGCCGGGTTCGACGATTCCGTGGTGCTGACGTCCGGTGGCGGGCTGCACGACGCGCCCGTCGCCGAGCACACCCTCGCGCTCATCCTCGCGGCCGCGCGCCGGCTCGATACGGCCGTCCGCGCCGGTGACGCCCACGAGTGGTACAAGTCCCTGGACGTGAACCAGGCGTTCGGGACCGCCGGGACGTTCACCACGCTGTTCGGAGCGAAGGTCGTGATCTGGGGCTTCGGCGGGATCGGCACCCGGCTGGCCGGCTTCCTCACCGCGCTCGGAGCCCAGGTGACCGGAGTGGCCACCACCGCCGGGGAACGGGCCGGCTACCGGGTGATCACCCCCGCGGACCTGCCCGGCGAGCTCGCCGACACCGACGTGCTCGTCGACATCCTCCCGGCGCTGCCGACCACGCAGAAGGTGGTCGACGCCGCGATCCTTGGCGCGCTGCCGGCGCACGCCTGGTTCGTCAACGTCGGCCGGGGCGCCACCGTGGACGAGGCCGCGCTGCGGCAGGCACTGGTCGAGCAGAGCATCGGCGGCGCCGCGCTGGACGTGTTCGCCACCGAGCCGCTGCCCGCTGACGACCCGCTCTGGGGCTCCCCCAACCTGATCGTCACCCCGCACAGCGCGGGTGGCCGCCCGCAGGACCCGGAGCAG
- a CDS encoding MarR family transcriptional regulator gives MTDATPTPPAGSAVGGASLGGASAASARKQPSRGDGGLAARLRVTLLRTSRRLRAERSNAVSEAQGAVLGGLFNLGPQSPSALAEREHVSAPTMTRTIQTLMDLGMVTKAAHPGDKRQVVVSLTEAGEQHIIATRRRRDQWLSRRLASLTPAERQTLSDAEEIMRRIYTQ, from the coding sequence GTGACCGACGCGACTCCCACTCCTCCTGCGGGTTCCGCCGTCGGCGGCGCGTCCCTCGGGGGAGCTTCGGCGGCATCTGCGCGCAAGCAACCGTCACGCGGTGACGGCGGCCTCGCCGCCCGGCTGCGGGTGACCCTGCTGCGCACCTCGAGGCGGCTGCGTGCGGAGCGTTCCAACGCCGTCAGCGAGGCACAGGGAGCGGTGCTCGGCGGCCTGTTCAACCTGGGCCCGCAGAGCCCGAGCGCCCTCGCCGAGCGCGAGCACGTGAGCGCGCCCACGATGACCCGCACGATCCAGACCCTGATGGACCTCGGCATGGTCACCAAGGCGGCCCACCCGGGGGACAAGCGACAGGTCGTCGTCTCGCTCACGGAGGCGGGCGAGCAGCACATCATCGCCACGCGGCGCCGTCGGGACCAGTGGCTCTCCCGACGGCTCGCATCCCTGACGCCCGCCGAACGGCAGACGCTCTCCGACGCCGAGGAGATCATGCGGAGGATCTACACCCAGTGA
- a CDS encoding PhoX family protein, translating into MLTSPRKLLPLIANHSSNRSPMTCKYRCGDACFHEVPNTSEGAYLGDIIASGISRRSLLKVGAVVAVAGAGAATLGAQPAAAAPAQAARGLAFTPVPPNSEHAVSVPEGYTSKVLIRWGDALFSDAPAFDPENQSAAAQERQFGYNNDHLDLFEIRRDEHVMVINHEYTNEEIMFPGYDPAAPTQDQVEIAWAAHGLTVVGVTGAAQGRPSGELTTVVDHRLNRRLTATTPFELTGPVAGSEHVRTTADPDGRTVLGTLNNCAGGVTPWRTWLTAEENFNQYFAGADEVTDPVVRERLRRYGLPGGASERKWEAYDPRFDLGAEPNEVNRFGWIVEVDPFDPESTPRKRTALGRFKHEAANIHLSRQNQVVAYMGDDERFDYLYKFVSRDAFRRNNPEHNATLLDNGTLYVALFNGNSPVEEIDGSGTLPSDGGFDGAGEWIPIVTSDEAGAHSHVEGMTGVEVLLFTRQAGDAVGATKMDRPEDVETNPLTGVLYVALTNNTNRGTGTNPGPDETNPRSSNRHGHVIELMETGNDPRAYTFDWRIFLLCGDPNDPSTYFAGYDKSQVSPISCPDNVTFDPYGNLWISTDGNALGTNDGLFGVAVDGEYRGQVKQFLTVPISAETCGPKVTETRVLVCVQHPGERSGATFENQFSHWPDGGTSVPRPAVVVAWRPDGIRIGR; encoded by the coding sequence ATGTTGACATCACCCCGCAAGCTCTTGCCGCTGATCGCGAACCACAGCAGCAACCGCTCCCCCATGACCTGCAAGTACCGCTGCGGCGACGCCTGCTTCCACGAGGTGCCGAACACCTCCGAAGGCGCCTACCTCGGCGACATCATCGCCTCCGGCATCTCCCGCCGGAGCCTGCTCAAGGTCGGCGCCGTGGTGGCCGTGGCCGGCGCCGGCGCCGCGACCCTCGGCGCCCAGCCCGCCGCCGCCGCCCCGGCGCAGGCGGCCCGTGGCCTCGCGTTCACGCCCGTCCCGCCGAACTCCGAGCACGCCGTCAGCGTGCCGGAGGGCTACACCTCGAAGGTACTGATCCGGTGGGGCGACGCGCTCTTCTCGGACGCGCCGGCGTTCGACCCCGAGAACCAGAGCGCCGCCGCCCAGGAGCGCCAGTTCGGCTACAACAACGACCACCTCGACCTCTTCGAGATCCGCCGCGACGAGCACGTCATGGTGATCAACCACGAGTACACGAACGAAGAGATCATGTTCCCCGGCTACGACCCGGCGGCTCCCACGCAGGACCAGGTGGAGATCGCCTGGGCCGCGCACGGCCTCACCGTCGTCGGCGTCACCGGTGCGGCGCAGGGTCGCCCCTCCGGCGAGCTGACCACCGTCGTCGACCACCGGCTGAACCGCCGGCTGACGGCGACCACACCGTTCGAGCTGACCGGCCCGGTGGCCGGCAGCGAGCACGTGCGCACGACGGCCGACCCGGACGGCCGCACCGTGCTCGGCACCCTGAACAACTGCGCCGGCGGCGTGACGCCGTGGCGGACCTGGCTGACCGCCGAGGAGAACTTCAACCAGTACTTCGCAGGAGCGGACGAGGTGACCGACCCGGTGGTCCGCGAGCGGCTGCGTCGCTACGGCCTGCCCGGTGGCGCCTCGGAGCGGAAGTGGGAGGCGTACGACCCGCGATTCGACCTCGGCGCGGAGCCGAACGAGGTGAACCGGTTCGGCTGGATCGTCGAGGTCGACCCGTTCGACCCCGAGTCCACCCCCCGCAAGCGCACCGCCCTCGGCCGGTTCAAGCACGAGGCGGCCAACATCCACCTGAGCCGGCAGAACCAGGTGGTCGCCTACATGGGTGACGACGAGCGGTTCGACTACCTGTACAAGTTCGTCTCCCGGGATGCCTTCCGCCGCAACAACCCCGAGCACAACGCCACCCTGCTGGACAACGGCACCCTGTACGTCGCGCTGTTCAACGGGAACTCGCCGGTCGAGGAGATCGACGGGTCCGGCACCCTCCCCAGCGACGGTGGGTTCGACGGCGCCGGCGAGTGGATCCCGATCGTCACCAGCGACGAGGCCGGCGCGCACTCCCACGTGGAGGGCATGACCGGCGTCGAGGTGCTGCTGTTCACCCGCCAGGCCGGCGACGCCGTGGGCGCCACGAAGATGGACCGGCCGGAGGACGTCGAGACGAACCCGCTGACCGGTGTGCTCTACGTCGCGCTGACCAACAACACCAACCGCGGCACCGGCACGAACCCCGGCCCGGACGAGACGAACCCGCGCTCGTCCAACCGGCACGGGCACGTCATCGAGCTGATGGAGACCGGGAACGACCCGCGCGCCTACACCTTCGACTGGCGGATCTTCCTGCTCTGCGGGGACCCGAACGACCCGAGCACCTACTTCGCCGGGTACGACAAGTCGCAGGTGTCCCCGATCTCCTGCCCGGACAACGTCACCTTCGACCCCTACGGGAACCTCTGGATCAGCACCGACGGCAACGCCCTCGGCACGAACGACGGGCTGTTCGGCGTCGCCGTCGACGGGGAGTACCGCGGCCAGGTCAAGCAGTTCCTGACCGTGCCGATCTCCGCGGAGACCTGTGGCCCCAAGGTCACCGAGACCCGCGTGCTGGTCTGCGTGCAGCACCCGGGTGAGCGCTCCGGCGCCACGTTCGAGAACCAGTTCTCGCACTGGCCCGACGGCGGCACGTCCGTCCCGCGGCCGGCCGTCGTCGTCGCATGGCGTCCGGACGGTATCCGGATCGGCCGCTGA
- a CDS encoding NCS2 family permease yields MSTPRTDDAAVASGPLDKFFKISERGSTVGREVRGGLVTFFAMSYIIVLNPLIIGTVADGTGNFLGGDGATSVAKVAAATALIAGVMSIVMGVAANFPIALAAGLGLNAVVAFSIAILPDMTWADAMGIVVLEGIIILVLVLTGFREAVFKAVPVELKTAISVGIGLFIAFIGLVDAGIVRIPASLATPVELGIGGSLVGWPMLVFVIGLILTIVLWVKKVKGALLISIIAATVLAIIIEAIANIGPQTPDGSNASGWKLNTPALPDSPVAVPDFDLLGNFSLFGSIEKVGIITVVLLVFSLLLADFFDTMGTMVAVGSEAGLLDEQGNPPRTRAILVVDSIAAVAGGAGSVSSNTSYIESAAGVGEGARTGLASVVTGIAFLLATFLSPIVDIVPSEAATPALVLVGFLMMSQVTGIDWKNIEVSLPAFLAIILMPFTYSITAGMGAGFIAFVVIKIAVGKASKVHPLMWGAAILFVLYYIRGPLQVWFG; encoded by the coding sequence ATGAGCACCCCTCGCACCGATGACGCGGCCGTGGCGTCCGGTCCCCTGGACAAGTTCTTCAAGATCTCCGAGCGTGGTTCGACCGTCGGACGGGAGGTCCGTGGAGGCCTCGTCACGTTCTTCGCGATGAGCTACATCATCGTTCTGAACCCGCTGATCATCGGCACCGTGGCCGACGGCACCGGCAACTTCCTCGGCGGCGACGGGGCGACGTCGGTCGCCAAGGTCGCCGCCGCGACCGCCCTGATCGCCGGCGTGATGTCGATCGTGATGGGGGTGGCCGCGAACTTCCCGATCGCGCTCGCCGCCGGGCTCGGCCTGAACGCCGTGGTCGCGTTCTCGATCGCGATCCTGCCGGACATGACCTGGGCGGACGCGATGGGCATCGTGGTGCTCGAGGGCATCATCATCCTCGTCCTGGTGCTCACCGGGTTCCGGGAGGCGGTCTTCAAGGCGGTGCCGGTGGAGCTCAAGACCGCGATCAGTGTCGGCATCGGCCTGTTCATCGCGTTCATCGGCCTCGTCGACGCGGGCATCGTCCGGATCCCGGCATCCCTGGCCACGCCGGTGGAGCTCGGGATCGGCGGTTCCCTGGTCGGGTGGCCGATGCTGGTGTTCGTGATCGGGCTGATCCTCACGATCGTGCTCTGGGTCAAGAAGGTGAAGGGCGCCCTGCTCATCTCGATCATCGCCGCCACCGTCCTGGCGATCATCATCGAGGCGATCGCGAACATCGGCCCGCAGACCCCGGACGGGTCGAACGCGAGCGGGTGGAAGCTCAACACACCGGCGCTCCCGGATTCGCCCGTCGCGGTCCCGGACTTCGACCTGCTCGGGAACTTCTCGCTGTTCGGGTCGATCGAGAAGGTCGGCATCATCACCGTCGTCCTGCTCGTGTTCTCCCTGCTGCTCGCCGACTTCTTCGACACGATGGGCACGATGGTCGCGGTCGGCAGCGAGGCCGGGCTCCTGGACGAACAGGGCAACCCGCCGCGCACTCGCGCGATCCTCGTGGTGGACTCCATCGCCGCGGTCGCCGGTGGCGCCGGGTCGGTCTCGTCCAACACCAGCTACATCGAGTCCGCGGCCGGTGTGGGTGAGGGGGCCCGGACCGGGCTCGCCTCGGTGGTCACCGGCATCGCGTTCCTGCTCGCCACGTTCCTGTCCCCGATCGTGGACATCGTCCCGTCGGAGGCCGCCACCCCGGCGCTGGTGCTGGTCGGCTTCCTGATGATGTCCCAGGTGACCGGGATCGACTGGAAGAACATCGAGGTCTCCCTCCCAGCGTTCCTGGCGATCATCCTGATGCCGTTCACCTATTCGATCACCGCGGGCATGGGCGCCGGCTTCATCGCCTTCGTCGTGATCAAGATCGCCGTCGGCAAGGCCTCGAAGGTGCACCCGCTGATGTGGGGCGCGGCGATCCTGTTCGTCCTCTACTACATCCGCGGACCGCTGCAGGTCTGGTTCGGCTGA
- a CDS encoding DUF2530 domain-containing protein: MSPSPDRPAPKELAPARVNAKALVLVGIGAWLAALVVLGVLHLTGSVIDGRWPLICVAGLLLGWVGFWWLHRVHLINDEGISE, encoded by the coding sequence GTGTCCCCCTCCCCTGACCGCCCGGCGCCGAAGGAGCTCGCTCCCGCGCGGGTGAACGCGAAGGCGCTCGTCCTGGTCGGCATCGGAGCATGGCTGGCTGCCCTCGTGGTGCTCGGGGTGCTGCACCTGACCGGGTCGGTCATCGACGGACGCTGGCCGCTGATCTGCGTCGCCGGCCTGCTCCTGGGCTGGGTCGGGTTCTGGTGGCTGCACCGCGTCCATCTCATCAACGACGAAGGAATCTCCGAGTGA